The Candidatus Goldiibacteriota bacterium HGW-Goldbacteria-1 DNA segment AAGAAGCCGCTATAAGGTATATATAATTGACGAAGTGCACATGTTAACCACAGAAGCGTTTAACGCGCTTTTAAAAACACTTGAAGAACCGCCGAGGCACGTAATATTTATTTTTGCCACCACTGACCCGCAAAATATTCCGCAGACAATCCTGTCGCGCTGCCAGCATTTCAGGTTTAAAAGGGCGGCCATATCAACCATAATTGAAAACATAAAAATGATAGCTTCGCGTGAAAAAATAGACGCGGAACCTGAAGCCATGAAAATGATTGCAAAAGCGGGCGACGGCGCTTTAAGGGACGGTCAGCGGATATTTGATCAGGCTGTCACTTTTGCAAAAGGCGGAAAGCTTACAGCCTCCGCGGTCGCGGAAATGCTTGGAGAAATAGAAAGTGATAAACTTTTTGGGCTTATAAAAAACGTGTTTAACCATGATTTAAAAGCGGCTCTTACTTCTGTTGAAAATGTGGTGACAGACGGTTATGACCTTAAGCATTTTACAAGGGGAATAGTTGAAACACTGCGCAACCTGCTTGTAATGAAATCATCGGGCGATACGGCGGGGATAGATTCCACAGAGGATGAAATACGTGAAATGGCCTCTTTATCGGCGCTGGCAGATAAAAAGGCCGTGCTATTAATGCTTCAGAAGGCGATAGATACGGAATCAAGGCTGTCCAGAAGCAATGTCCCGGCCATAATAGTGGAAGCTTTTGTAGCTGATATGATATTATCATCCGGAGCCCAGATACCTGATGTGCCTGTGGCAATAACCGAAAAAAAAGAGATTAAGACAGCTGTTCCGGCGGAAGCTGCTGAGGCTGAACCTGAAACAGAAATACAGGAAGAATCACCGGTAAGGACAGGGCTTTTAATAGCTGATGAAATTGAAGAAGAAGTGGAAGTAAAAAATCTTACGGCTGATATTATAGAAAAACGGTGGAAAAATGTGGTGGCAAGGGCAGGGCGCGCCGAAAACGGCGATGAAGTGATTCCATCCATAGAGAATGCCAAGGTGGTATCATATGAAAATGAAGCGCTTACTATAATCGGAGAGAATCCTTTTCTTGCCGAACTTATCAAGAAACACGCGGAAAAAATAAAGGAATTTTTAAAGGAAGAATTTAAAAGGGATATGAAACTTGTGGTATATGAGAAAAATGAATATAGAAAAAAAGTCAATATTCAGAAAGAAGTAACCCAGGAAGAGGCAATGAATCTGCAGCCCATTAAAGACCTTTCAAAAGTATTTAAAATACAGAGCGTGGAAATAAAAAAACACGGCAGGCACGGAGGTTAGATATGAACATGAATCAGCTTATGAAACAGGCGCAGCAGATGCAGGCGCGTTTTGCAAAATTACAGGAAGAACTTAAAACCAGGACGGTGGAAGCGCAGTCCGGCGGCGGGGCTGTTAAAGTAACCGCATCGGGCGGCAAGGAAATTAAAGAGATAATAATTGATAAAGAACTTATATCATCAGGCGATGCTGACATGCTTCAGGACCTTGTACTGGCGGCGGTTAATGAAGCTTTAAACCGCGCCCAGGAAATGGTGGAAGAAGAGACCAAAAAACTTACAGGCGGAATGAACATTCCCGGATTATAGCCCATAAGGCGGAAAAATACAAAAGTGTATACATACCCTTTTAAACTTGAAAAACTTATCAATGAAATATCCAAACTTCCCGGCATAGGCCCTAAAATGGCTGAAAGAACGGCTATTTATCTGTTAAAAAAAGGGCAGCCTGCCGCAGACGCGTTAAGTGAGGCGTTAGGCGGCATTAAAGACATAAAATTCTGCGCCATATGCGGCAATATAAGCACCCTGGATACCTGCCCGGTGTGCATGGATGATAAAAGGGATAAAGGCGTAATATGCGTTGTGGAATCGCCCGAAGATGTAATCACAATAGAACATACGGGAAAACACGCCGGTGTTTATCACGTCTTATACGGCCTTATAAATCCTTTAAATAATATTCTGCCTGAAAATCTTAAAATAATATCCCTTGTGAAAAGGGCTGCAGCCGCTAATGTACGCGAAATAATTCTTGCCATTAATCACACGGTGGAAGGCGACGCCACATCTTTATATATAGCGGATGCGGTGAAAACCGAAAAACCTGACGTAAAAATAACCCGCCTTGCAAAAGGCCTGCCCACAGGGTCTGATATTAAGTATGCCGATGAAATAACACTTGGGCAGGCAATCCTTGAAAGAAAAGAAGTCTGATATTAAAATGAAAAAACCGGAGATACTATCCCCCGCGGGAAATATTGAAAAACTTAAATTTGCATTTGCTTATGGCGCGGATGCTGTTTATGCTGCCGGAAAAAACTTCAGCCTGCGCAACTTTTCCGGAAACTTTGATGATAAAGGGCTTAAAGAAGCCGTGGAATATACCCATTCAATAAATAAAAAAATATACATAACCGTAAATATCTTTCCGCACAACAGGGATCTTGAAGGTATTAAAGAGCATCTTAAATTTTTAAATACAATCAAACCTGACGGCCTTATTATTTCCGACCTTGGAATATTCGCGATGGCAAAAAAAGAAGCGCCCGGCATACCGCTTCATATTTCCGTGCAGTCAAATAACCTTAACTATATGGAAGTGAATGAATGGTATAATCTTGGCGCCAAAAGGATAGTGCTGGCGCGCGAACTTTCTTTTGAGGAAATAAAAGAGATAAGAGAAAAATGCCCAAAAATGGAACTTGAAGTATTTGTACACGGCGCCATCTGCATGTCCTATTCGGGGCGGTGTATGTTAAGCGATTACATGACAGGCAGGGGGGCTAATCAGGGAGAGTGCGCCCAAAGCTGCAGGTGGAGTTATGAACTGACAGAGGAAAAAAGGCCCGGTGAAAGAATGCCGGTTAAAGAAGATGAAAGAGGCACATATATTTTTAATTCAAAAGATTTAAAAACCATTAATCACATTCAGGAGTTCATAAAAATAGGAATAGACAGTTTTAAAATAGAAGGAAGGATGAAAAGCCTTCATTACGCGGCGGTAACCGCTGCGGTATATAATAAAGCATCAGAAAATTTTATAAAAAATCCTGGCGGTTATCTGCCTGACCCAAAGCTTGACGCAGAGCTTAATAACATTTCACACAGGGAATATACCGCAGGATTCTATTTTGGAAAAAAAGGGGACATACAGCAGAGTTTTAAATCTTCGGATTATATGTCAGACAGTATTTATATGGGGCATATTAACGCGGTACAGGATAATAATACCTATAAAATTCTTGCAAAAAACACAATAAAAATAGGTGATAAAATTGAAATATTTACGCCTGCCGCGCGTTCTATAGAAGCGGCGGTATTATCCATAAAAGAAATTGATGGAACAGAAATTACACACACAAAAGGTGAACGGGAATACTATATTAAGTTTGAAATGAAAGAAACAGCTGATACTTTCAGTATAATAAGAAAAAATACTGATGATAATAAAAAACTATTAGAATTATAATAAAAAAATTAGTTTTTTATATATATCTATATACTTCCTGGGTGGCACATTTACAGCGTTTTCGGGGTATATTTCGCAAAAAACAGGTTTTTCCACAGGTTTTCCACAGTTATTAACATTTATTAAATTCTATTTTACTCTTATTTTAAAGGCATTTTATAAGCTATACGTAAGAGTTTATCACATAAATGGTTATTAACTATAATATTACAATTTCTGTGTGAAATGAGTCATTTGTAACGTTAATAATACCCACAGAATTAACCCCATTTCCCTTTGTGGGGCTTCCCGGATTAAATAATAGTATACCGGCGTGCAGTTTATTCATCGGCACATGAGTATGGCCAAAAATTATTACATCAGGTATTTCAGAAATAAATTTTTTATACATTCTTTGCGGTGTGGTGGAATGAATACCGGCGCCGTGACAGACTGCAATTTTGAATTTATTATTTATCATAAGAGTAGTTTGTTCTTCAAGGTTTAATTCAGCGCCGTCCATGTTTCCGCGTACTGATACAAGGGGCGCTATTTTTTCAAGGTCAGTTATAATAGACTGCGAGGTATGGTCGCCGGCGTGAATAATTAAATCTACCCCGCTGAAAATTTTTTTCACTTTATCAGGAAGATGCGTGGAATGGGTATCTGAAATAACGCCTATTTTTGAAATACTATTTATTGTCTCCATTGTCCTTTTTCATAAGTTCCGCCAAAAGCGACTGCAGCTGGCCGTCTGACAGCTTATCCAGCGCTTTGTCCACAACTTCCTGGTGTGCTTTTGGGGAATTAATTATTTTATAATCGGTGCCTTCCGGCGGTTTCATAAGCCCGGCTGCCACTACATATTTCTGCTGAAGTTCCCCTAAAATCCTGAAAACAAGTTTCGATTCACCGGGTGTTAATTTCCCCGCTGTTTTATCAGCTATTGCTTTTATCATGTTTATTGTCTGGCGTGCCATTGGAAGGTTCTG contains these protein-coding regions:
- a CDS encoding peptidase U32 yields the protein MKEKKSDIKMKKPEILSPAGNIEKLKFAFAYGADAVYAAGKNFSLRNFSGNFDDKGLKEAVEYTHSINKKIYITVNIFPHNRDLEGIKEHLKFLNTIKPDGLIISDLGIFAMAKKEAPGIPLHISVQSNNLNYMEVNEWYNLGAKRIVLARELSFEEIKEIREKCPKMELEVFVHGAICMSYSGRCMLSDYMTGRGANQGECAQSCRWSYELTEEKRPGERMPVKEDERGTYIFNSKDLKTINHIQEFIKIGIDSFKIEGRMKSLHYAAVTAAVYNKASENFIKNPGGYLPDPKLDAELNNISHREYTAGFYFGKKGDIQQSFKSSDYMSDSIYMGHINAVQDNNTYKILAKNTIKIGDKIEIFTPAARSIEAAVLSIKEIDGTEITHTKGEREYYIKFEMKETADTFSIIRKNTDDNKKLLEL
- a CDS encoding DNA polymerase III subunit gamma/tau (catalyzes the DNA-template-directed extension of the 3'-end of a DNA strand; the tau chain serves as a scaffold to help in the dimerizaton of the alpha,epsilon and theta core complex; the gamma chain seems to interact with the delta and delta' subunits to transfer the beta subunit on the DNA), coding for MSENYLVYTRKWRPQDFTSIIGQDQVIKPIMRAIETERVMHSYLFSGPRGVGKTTTARVFAKALNCKEGPTVNPCGVCPSCVEIKDGSSLDVIEIDGASNRGIDKIRELREQVGFSAARSRYKVYIIDEVHMLTTEAFNALLKTLEEPPRHVIFIFATTDPQNIPQTILSRCQHFRFKRAAISTIIENIKMIASREKIDAEPEAMKMIAKAGDGALRDGQRIFDQAVTFAKGGKLTASAVAEMLGEIESDKLFGLIKNVFNHDLKAALTSVENVVTDGYDLKHFTRGIVETLRNLLVMKSSGDTAGIDSTEDEIREMASLSALADKKAVLLMLQKAIDTESRLSRSNVPAIIVEAFVADMILSSGAQIPDVPVAITEKKEIKTAVPAEAAEAEPETEIQEESPVRTGLLIADEIEEEVEVKNLTADIIEKRWKNVVARAGRAENGDEVIPSIENAKVVSYENEALTIIGENPFLAELIKKHAEKIKEFLKEEFKRDMKLVVYEKNEYRKKVNIQKEVTQEEAMNLQPIKDLSKVFKIQSVEIKKHGRHGG
- a CDS encoding recombination protein RecR, which gives rise to MYTYPFKLEKLINEISKLPGIGPKMAERTAIYLLKKGQPAADALSEALGGIKDIKFCAICGNISTLDTCPVCMDDKRDKGVICVVESPEDVITIEHTGKHAGVYHVLYGLINPLNNILPENLKIISLVKRAAAANVREIILAINHTVEGDATSLYIADAVKTEKPDVKITRLAKGLPTGSDIKYADEITLGQAILERKEV
- a CDS encoding YbaB/EbfC family nucleoid-associated protein; translated protein: MNMNQLMKQAQQMQARFAKLQEELKTRTVEAQSGGGAVKVTASGGKEIKEIIIDKELISSGDADMLQDLVLAAVNEALNRAQEMVEEETKKLTGGMNIPGL